TTTAAAGGTGCCATCATGTCACACACTCCAAGAAAAGGTGCACTGAAATATGACCTATAACCTTCTTTGCAAATAACCTACACTTCAAGGAACTCACACCACCCTTATCAATGCTGTGAGTCACAAGTAGGGGTCAAAGGTAAGTATGAAGGAACCAAAATCTCAAAAGGAATGTGGACAAGATGACAGCCATCACTGTGCGTATAATATACTTTAAGTCAGTCACTAATCTTAAAAAATGTCATTAGAGGAAATAAGGTGTGGTGGTACGTGTAGGAATAACTCGCTCAGCATCGGGTACAGCTCTGAAGAGTTTGGCCTCTTTAGAGGAAGTATCTCGGAATGCTAGGATAGAGGCGATGTTGCCGCATCGATAGCAGTAGTTAGGAGCAGACCAAACTGTGACGAGCTTCTCATCAAACATGTATTTGTAGCCTTCATGGACGAGCTGGTGAGCTCGACAGATGAGTTTTAGATTGTTGATGTGTACAAACTGCAGAGAGTAAAAGTGATGAAGAAACTATTGTATCATCAAAGGAAAATATAACTTAATCTGATGCTACAGCCTGAAAAAAGTAAAAGTAGTCTCTTGACTGGAAATCTGCATCAAGTTGACATTGAAAGTAATATGCTTTTGATAATGAATTTTAAAACTGAATACTGGCagaatttgtttataaatgtattccggcctttgaaatgttccaatctaaatttataatttcactatcgaggtgccctttaccaagtagTAAACCTTGCTTCCTGcctcttgccctttcagaaaaaCTGTGCAGTGAAAAGTTTATAATCTTATTTGAGCATACCTGGGGTTTTCTTCCACCAATAGTGTAATAGAGTTTCTACAGAATTTCAAAAAGTCACGAAAGTCAAACCTTTTTCCCCGGATCTATTCACGATAAACAAGGAATTGCAATACACCTGCCTATTGCCACTCACCTCGTTTACAACCTTGGCACCAAACAGCCACCCTGCTCCTCTTGGACTGATGGCCCATGTATCTACATCCTCTGGATCTGACCACACCAAATGTAAGACAAGTTAAGAATCAATTCTAAATCAGCAACAAATGAATACAATCTGAAAGATTCAGGACATACTTCCAAAAGAGTTGCATGTGGTAAAGTTGTGACTAATAGTGCAGTGTGGATCATCAATGTACAACACACAACAAACGTAACATTTATTTTCTACACCACTCTATATGACCTTAGTGTTGTAGTGTTGTGATGGAATATGAACATTGTTAACAAGGCCTTGACTGAATTTGACAACTCCTTCATCTTGTAACAGTTATAGACTTGACTGGATGCCTGATACTCAATGGAGGAAATTGCCTCTATTGCTCCTGGTCTTTACTGGTGCCCATTAGACTGCCCAACAGGAAGTTACAACTTCCTTAAAGAGGtacctttaccaaggagaagacACATTGTCGCCCCTGCCCTTCAAAACAAAGCACCAGGCATGTTTCTTGAGttaaaaacttgtttcaaaAGGATATCACAAAAGGCTCCTTTGTGTGGGATCTCCTGAGCTCTCTCAATGGTTCGGATTTGATCGAGGGTCTTGACATCTGGTGAGAGTCCGCCATGGACACAAAGAATCTGCTCATCAATTATCTGCAGGAGAAAGTTACAGAAAATGTTCAAATAACATCTTTTTAATTACATTAACTACTTGTTATACTGTGAAGAAAAAAGTAGtcaccaactacatgtataagttaATACTTACAGCAGCTACTGTAAGGAGGTCAAAGACCTTTGTGCAGTATCTCCAGGCATTTGCATTCCCATATTTGGTCTGACACTCATCTGCATATTGAATATATGAATATAAAACAACTTAAGTAGTTATCACTTATGTGTTATACAGATATGACACAACTTCTCCACAACATGAAGGGAGATGATGGACGATTCTTGCCATTTATGATTTGAGATTgcaaatttttttcaaaatctaccCATAGTTTTTTACCGTAGAATCCATAAACTTGGGTGATTTGTC
This sequence is a window from Asterias rubens chromosome 19, eAstRub1.3, whole genome shotgun sequence. Protein-coding genes within it:
- the LOC117303468 gene encoding serine/threonine-protein phosphatase 6 catalytic subunit yields the protein MAELSSVDRWIDIAKECKYLPENDLKKLCDYVCDLLLEESNVQPVSTPVTVCGDIHGQFYDLEELFRTGGQIPDTNYVFMGDFVDRGYYSLETFTRLLTLKAKWPDRITLLRGNHESRQITQVYGFYDECQTKYGNANAWRYCTKVFDLLTVAAIIDEQILCVHGGLSPDVKTLDQIRTIERAQEIPHKGAFCDLVWSDPEDVDTWAISPRGAGWLFGAKVVNEFVHINNLKLICRAHQLVHEGYKYMFDEKLVTVWSAPNYCYRCGNIASILAFRDTSSKEAKLFRAVPDAERVIPTRTTTPYFL